From Rhinatrema bivittatum chromosome 5, aRhiBiv1.1, whole genome shotgun sequence, the proteins below share one genomic window:
- the LOC115091830 gene encoding putative lipoyltransferase 2, mitochondrial gives MRPGPGPRPVVQVLRLGRLPYAAGLELQRRGVRRHLEARGEGRAEPRPPPPHALLLCEHEPVYTVGLRRGPYPQAEEARLRRLGAAFHRTERGGLVTFHGPGQLVCYPLLDLRALRLSLRAYVAELEETALGLCRRFEVQARRSPDTGVWVRDDKICAIGVHCGRFITSHGLALNCNMDLTWFDHIVPCGLEGKGVTSLSRELNRDVTVEEATGPFLEAFEEQFQCTLTFSEGGIS, from the exons ATGAGGCCAGGGCCGGGGCCTCGGCCTGTGGTGCAGGTGCTGCGCCTGGGCCGCCTCCCGTACGCGGCGGGGCTGGAGCTGCAGCGGCGCGGCGTGCGCCGGCACCTGGAGGCCCGCGGCGAGGGCCGAGCGGAGCCCCGGCCGCCCCCTCCCCACGCGCTGCTCCTCTGCGAGCACGAGCCCGTCTACACGGTGGGCCTCCGGCGGGGGCCCTACCCGCAGGCCGAGGAGGCGCGGCTGCGGCGGCTGGGCGCCGCCTTCCACCGCACCGAGCGCGGCGGCCTGGTCACCTTCCACGGGCCCGGCCAGCTCGTCTGCTACCCGCTGCTGGACCTGCGCGCCCTGCGCCTGTCCCTGCGCGCCTACGTGGCCGAGCTGGAGGAGACCGCCCTCGGCCTGTGCCGCCGCTTCGAGGTGCAGGCCCGCCGCTCCCCGGACACGGGCGTCTGGGTGCGGGACGACAAGATCTGCGCCAtcg gCGTCCATTGCGGAAGATTCATCACTTCTCATGGATTGGCTCTGAACTGCAATATGGACTTAACATGGTTTGACCACATCGTTCCGTGTGGACTCGAAGGGAAAGGGGTCACCTCTCTGAGCCGGGAGCTCAACAGGGATGTCACGGTCGAGGAAGCCACCGGGCCTTTCCTGGAAGCTTTTGAAGAGCAGTTCCAGTGCACTTTAACCTTCTCAGAAGGAGGCATTAGTTAA